The DNA window CTGTTGCTCATTTCCACAAGGAGGTCTTTGGCACATTTGGGACCCCTTTCTTGCTCAAAATCAGACAGGTTTGTGTCCGTAACTATTACGCTTGCTGTTACCAagggttaccgtatttttcagactaagtCTTGCCAACAAAAGAAtacacaaggaaaaaaatatgtcatagtGCAGTATCAGTGGCATTTTTGGgagagcatttttttatttttgggatctGTTAATGTGTTCAGATAATGatataattttagttttttgcaCGTTTTTGGATCCAATATGgctttttcaacattttggttTGCTGACCCCTAGGCTAAAGGAAGTTTTTGACATGATCTCGCTTTTTCCTTATGTTGATTTTAGTATTAACACAAACACCTGGTACAACTATGAGCAAAATGACACGCATCTTAAAAatatcactttttttaaatctacaaaTTAGTCAAATTGATTTGTAAATGTAATTTGCACATCAAATGTCTCCTAGCTtcaaaatgttcatgttttttaattttttttttttttttgtatatataattCTTATAGCCAATGATTTAAACACCATGCTACCAACAAACTGTAAACCATACCTTTTAAACTAAATTGCAAATGCTTAAACAACACAATCATGTCCACCTTCCCAATAGGGTGAGTCGTTTCGAGAAGTGGTGAGGAGGATCCAGGCCATGTTGGACATCCAAGAGAAAGAATTTGAAAAGGTATGAACAAAATGAAGAATCATGTCTAGGAAATTTGTTTAAAGTTTAAATCTGCCGGTTGTTGAGCAAAACACTTCTGTTCCCACTCAGTTCAAATTTGCAATTGTGATGATGGGCCGACATCAGTACATCACTGAAGACGAGTACGAGGTCAACCTGAAGGATTTTGAACCGCAGCCAGGTAAGCACTGATGTGAAGTGTGCACTTTCCACACAGTAACACTTTAATCGCgcaatggcatttttttcttttccaaacacCAGCACATATTTTTCGTAAGGTCAATTTTCTACTGTCTCTTctaaatgtacagtggtacctcgacatacgagcaatttgaaatacgagtaacattttgagcaaatatttatcttgagatacaagacaaattttgatatacgagcagacagcggacgcgagaggcttctcataagaacatcatgggcactgtctctttcCCCGCAActacctcgtgtaatgtctctctggtcgcaactccctcgtgtaatgtctctacgagcactgggcggagcgttgcatttttttcagtgtttttttcccgttagtcagtgcgaatggcgtataaactactactcgttggcaagtggtcgtgcgtgtCACTCGctctcccttccgcgaaatccgtctaattttagtatactattaaacacatttagtattattaaaccactagttatttgttactttgttaatagatggcaaattagaacaaataaaaatgtttttccaatccaatatatttttggtattttttcagagggttggaacgaattcatttgtttttagttcatttctatgggaaacgttcatgtgagttacaagaaaatcgacatacgagctcagtcccggcttgtatctcgaggtaccactgtagtttgtcTGATCACTATCAGGGATGAACCCTGTCGTAgcagccgcatcattttttttccgccaGCATCCGACTTATGaaggttttttcttcttctcatgtACATGTCCAATTTGTGCGCCACGCTGCAGGAAACATGTCGCACCCTCGCCCCTGGCTTGGCTTGGATCATTTCAACAAAGCTCCAAAGAGAGGTCGCTACACCTACCTGGAGAAAGCAATCAAAATCCACAACTAAAGCAGCCCGTCCTTCCTTTCTTCCCTCCTCCCTCTCTTCCTCCCTGCCTACTTCAAACTATAACTGACTGTAACCAACTTCACGTGCGTACACGTGTGGAAGTGTGCGCTTGAGTGTGCGCGTGTAAATGCGGGTGCTCATCACTTTCCGCCTCCCCGCCTAGACGCAAGCGAGTTCCTCACTGGCTTTTGTCTTCAACACGTCTTTCTGCAACTGATGGATTCTCCCTCAACTCCAACGTAAACTGCGACTACGGTTctgggtgtttttattttttatttttcttccgcCCCACATCCACCGCTTTAATTgtatttctctctctttctctatctctcgctctctctctctctctctctctggcttcTCTTAACTGTCGACTGCCTGTGTCGTGCCTGGAAGTGGCGAAAAATTGGGTTTTAATACGTGGAGAAGTGTAACAGAATAAACCATTATGCTATaatgtatatatctataaatatacataaagttCTAGACttaattttttccccttctatGCCTCACtcatatattttttgggggtgggttGACTTAAACGAAGACTTGCTGCTGTGAGGAGAGTTGAGTGGAAGTTTGTTTGCAATGACTAATtggcagagagaaaaaaaatcatttctcaaCAACCAAATAGTTGAGCACTGTTGCCATTCATATTTTTACGCAGCCTGAGTGTGCTTATGTTTTTCTGCTCTCGCCCTCCAGTATTTCCACGATTGCGCACAGTTGTCTCACTTAGTTTTGTTGGCAGGACCTTCTTGTGTCTTTCTGCAGAGTTTGTATTAAATAGTAATAAGAACTCACTGCaaatgtttaaagaaaaataataaaatggggTTTCAAGAGAGCAAGAAATTTGTCTGTATTTCATCTTGCACACCGGCACTTGACATCAAAGAGCTCTCAGGGCTGGAAAATGTTTtgtaatttacatttatttggGTGATGGACGGCCTCTGgttatcttttgtttatttgctttTCTCAGtcattcttcccatagaaaacACCAAAGCACCTGTTTTTCAGCTCATTCATATTTTCTCCCATCTGTGctgatgaaaatgttccctCCTGGTGATTGGAAGCAGTAAGCGAAATGTGCATGTGTGGCAGGGAGCAGCAGTTTGGCACGTTTGAGGATTGTGTAAAGGCATAAACCAGCATTGTAAGAAACACTTAAATTccctcttaatttttttttaaagcacagaTGGAACGCTCCTCAGTGCATAGTTCGGCTGTGTAAAGACAACATTTAAgaattgtatatttaaaaatatggacATGTAAAATTTAAGAGCAAGACTTGGCCTTTGTTTTGGGGTACCGAAGGAGCCAGTTGTTCATATTTCTTGTGTGtaggtttgttttgttttttgcgtTCCTGATGTaccatttacagttttttttttgtttcatttgcaTCTGTTCTCCAAACTAACTGCACCGGTTTTGTCTCGTCTCAAAAGTGCAGTACAAAGAAGACATGCAGActcacgttttttttcctccccaattGAAAATCCTCAGTGTAGCAGCAGTGTACGACAACTTATTCCTGTATATTGCCTTTTTGCTGGAAAATGTATGTTGAATAAAATTTTCTACAAAAGACTAGACTGCTTTCTGCTTGCTCACAGCAGTAGTTAAGCAATGTCCAAACACCGCTCTACTATTGGCATTGGTACatgtaagataaaatgacaaaagtcgcttggcaattgcttgttcatattgtatcagtttttgtaagtatagaaaacattgtcataagaaacttgcccagagtttggtcgttgtcatggagacttgacactgattaatcggactttgcccaaagtttggtcgttgtcatggagacttgccactgattaatcagactttgcccaaagtttggttgttgtcatggagacttgccactgattaatcagactttgcccaaagtttggtcattgtcatagaaactatactataccctgttttcctatataaagaccgACCCACTTCAttcagagagagttgcaaggacaacagactgtgagcggttcacagctgtttgagctctccccatcctgcagtctggtaataaacctatttcctattaaattgatctcactctttcttaacctgttcctgaagttgtactttcagatctatcagtacAACACATACATCATGACAAAgcattcaaattttttttttttataatcggGTATGTATacaccacttcctgttgacaatGATTTGTAATGGTTTGAACGATGAACTACAGGtttgaataaaatgtaaaatgctaGATAAAACATGAACTGTAATAAACTTTAGTGTTCCCATGTGATTTTGGTGAGATTATATCACGAGATTGAAAAACAAAGCACGTGCAAATAATTTATATAGACTCATTTTATTTGACAAATGGTTTTAAGATAGTACATGAGAGAAGTTACACTCTGGAATTTATTAAGGTtggattttcttattttaagagtgcagtattttttttttaatttcaataaaGATCCCAGATAAGAGTAcagaaatgttcatttttgcaagatGATTCATGCCAAAAAACTTAGTACATTAGAGAAGTCACTGGAATTTAttaaggttggattttatttaagagtgcagtatttttttttatttcaataaagATCCCAGATAAGAgcacaaaaatgttcattttttcaaGATGATTAATGCCCAAAACTTCCAGAtactttgttttaaatgttattctacACGtagccattgctctacatacttGGCATGGATATTAGTGTTTTTATTCCTTCATAAACAGACATATGCATTGAATAGCTTACTCTGTTGCATTGCAGTACAGCTATGacactttccatttttttaatatgtgatTGATTCCTTGAGACACAAGAGGTTTGGATGTATGTACAAGCCTTCATTTGAactatatatagatacatatatatatacctatatatgtaTAATCAACGGTGTAGCTGTAACAGGAGAAAGAAGTGCATTGAAACCGTGCTAGTAAAGCAGGCTCCACCATAAAAATAAGTGGCTTTGTCATTCTTGTCATCAGGGAGGGTGGTctcattttgatatatgaggTTGGGTCTAGGGGTGCTCATTTACAGCATTTTCTCTTCTCCACATGCAACAATCTGTTGCAGCGGGGGCATGTGTGGTGCGCATCCTTAAACTGCTTGATGAGCAGGGGGATCAGGCAGCAGCAGGCCACCAACCTTCAACAAATGCATACAGTCAAGGATTGCTTTAAGGCCTTCAAATCAAAGAATAGATCATTGTGGAAAGCTGATCAGAGAGGACCCTCACTCACCCAAGACAAATGAAGAGAAGAACCATGAGCCATGAGTACATCCCTGGTTTGTAAGCGACATTGGTCATAACCTGTTGCTGGCATGAGGGGCATGTGGTCATGCCCGAATTAAAACCCAGCGCCGTGTCATAGCTCGTTTTGTTTTTCCCACTTTCGAAGCCTGATCCTAAGCCGCCGCCTCCGCTAGTGTACACTGATGaacattgcaaaaacaaaagaagtTGAATGATTAacttttggctgccattgacagtcaaaattgattcatCTATATATCATTTGtgattatttgtttacatttttttaaaaagacccagtgtacatattttttgggacatttttttcctcaaaagtaACTTgcaggttcgatcccaggttatgtatttatttatttattgattga is part of the Stigmatopora argus isolate UIUO_Sarg chromosome 14, RoL_Sarg_1.0, whole genome shotgun sequence genome and encodes:
- the litafd gene encoding lITAF domain-containing protein, with protein sequence MASDIKHPPPYTIPVEPSGDKVKVYHVHTPFNPATPTPVTPVYTSGGGGLGSGFESGKNKTSYDTALGFNSGMTTCPSCQQQVMTNVAYKPGMYSWLMVLLFICLGLVACCCLIPLLIKQFKDAHHTCPRCNRLLHVEKRKCCK